A segment of the Echinicola strongylocentroti genome:
ACAGGATAATGGTCCCTGTAATGGCTATGAGACTGTAGACAATCAACTCGTCGTAGTTGAGCCGGGCATAAAAGAAATACGTTACCATTACATAGAAAACGCTCACCATGACAAAAGGCACAAAGCGATCTTTTTTACCCGCCATATGGATACTAGGAATAGCGCTCATGTACCGTAAGCCAAATACGCTGAGCATCGGGATAAGCCATGTAGTCACCACTACCATCAGCAACATGGAGCCCTTTATTTCATCAGGAACATGCGTGGCATCAGGAATCAGGTACAAGACCAAGGCAAACACCATAGTAGGCACTACCAATGGCTGAAACAAAACAGAAAGGATAAGTGCTATCTTTCGGTACACTATAGTTCTTTTCTTAGTCTGGCCACCGGAATTTGTAGCTGTTCTCTATATTTTGCTACTGTCCTACGGGCAATATTATAACTTTTTTCATTTAATAGTTTTACGAGTTTATCATCTGAAAGCGGTTTTCGTTTATCTTCATTGTCCACCAGTTTTTGGAGTACGCTTTTCACCTCTCGGTTACTTACATCCTCTCCTCCTTCTGTGGAAATCCCCTCTGAGAAAAAGTATTTAAGTGGAAACACCCCAAACTCGGTTTGAATAGCCTTACTATTGGCCACCCTGGAGACTGTAGAAATATCCATATCGATCCGTTCAGCAATATCCTTTAGGATCATTGGTCTAAGCTTAGTCTCGTCACCTTCTTCAAAAAACTCCTCTTGGTATTCCAAAATCGCATGCATGGTCTTTAGCAGCGTCTGTTGTCGCTGTTTGATGGCATCAATAAACCACTTGGCTGCGTCTAGTTTTTGCTTCACAAAACTAACCGTATCCTTTAGCTTCTTATCTTTCTTATCGCTCTTATCATAGGCCTCGAACATCTCTGAATATGATCTACTAACCCGAAGTTCTGGTGCATTTCGGGAATTTAATGTGATCTCAGGTTTTCCGTTGACCATATTAAGCAGGAAATCAGGAATAATATACTGTGTCCGCATCAAGCCATCAGAACCTCCTCCCGGTTTGGGGTTAAGCCGGGTAATCATCTGGATAACTTCTTTGAGGTCATGTTCATTCAGATTACACTTCTTCAAGATTTTATCGTAATGCTTCTTGGTAAATTCGTCAAAGCAATCATTCACCACCTTGATTGCTTTTTGTACCACTTCATCTTCTTGGTGCTCTTTTCGTTCGAGTTGGATAATCAGGCACTCCTGCAGACTTCTCGCAGCAATTCCTGCTGGATCAAAGTTCTGTATCTTCCTGAGCACTTCCTCAACCTCGTCCAAATCAGTCTCCACATTTTGGCTAAAGGCGAGGTCATTAATTATAGCCTCTAAATCACGCCGGATATAACCATCACTTTCAATACTACCAATCAATTGTTTACCGATCAGTTTCTGATGGCCATCCAACCTCAAAAAACTAAGCTGGGAAAGCAACTGCTCGTGCAAGGACGTACCACTAGATAGGGGCATTTCCCGCTCTTCCTCATCTGGCGAATAGTTTCCATCCCCCTGCATCTTATAACCTCCATAATCATCCGATAGATAATCATCCAAGTTGATATCTTTATCCTCCTTACTTTCTTCTTCGTAGTTATCTGGCAACACCTCTTCCTGCCTGTCATCCGTCTCCTCTTTACCTTCTTCCAGTGCCGGATTTATTTCCAACTCTTCTTCCACTCTCGCTTCCAATTCGGCTGTAGGCACTTGCAGCAATTTGATGAACTGAATCTGTTGGGGACTCAGCTTTTGGGAAAGCACCTGATTTAAATTTAATTTTTGCATATATCGCTTCTACAATCGTTCCTTTAAGATAAAAACTTGAGTCTAGCCGGGCTCCGTTAATAAACCCAATTCACATATTCAAATTTAGGAAATTACAGCAAAATTTTGACAAAAAGGTGATTATATCGTTTTTTTGCATTCCATTTTAAAACATTGATTAGCTTTAAATCTTGAAAACTAAGATTTAATGTTTCAAACCTTCGATTCCTATGGCATTCAACAAACGATCAAAGATAAAATTATTGCTTGAAAGCAACAAAATAGGTGAAAAAATCACCATCATGGGCTGGGTGCGCACTAAAAGAGGCAATAAAAACGTCTCTTTTATTGCCGTAAACGACGGATCCACCATAAGTAATTATCAGGTTGTTGCTGACCCTAATATCATCAATGAAGACATCCTTAAGCGGATCTCTACTGGCGCCTGTATAAAAGTTTCGGGAGAAGTGGTAGCCTCACAAGGGTCCGGACAAGACTCTGAAGTGATCGCTGAAAACATAGAAGTACTTGGAGAAGCTGATCCGGAAAAATACCCTCTTCAACCCAAAAAACACTCCATGGAGTTTCTTAGGGATATTGCCCATCTTAGGATGCGAACCAATACATTTGGAGCAGTTTTTCGTGTACGACATGCCTTGGCCTTTGCGGTACATCACTACTTTAATAAAAAAGGTTTTTTTTACATCCATACACCTATCATCACAGCATCAGATGCTGAAGGAGCAGGCGAGACGTTTAAAGTAACGACATTGGATCTCAAAAAAACTCCACTTACTGATAACGGGGCCATTGACTATTCCAAGGATTTCTTTGAAAGGGAAACCAACCTTACGGTATCTGGTCAACTGGAAGGTGAATTGGCGGCCATGGCGCTGGCTGAGATCTACACTTTCGGGCCTACATTCCGTGCAGAAAATTCCAATACGACCCGCCACTTGGCTGAATTTTGGATGATCGAACCCGAAATGGC
Coding sequences within it:
- a CDS encoding PA-phosphatase → MYRKIALILSVLFQPLVVPTMVFALVLYLIPDATHVPDEIKGSMLLMVVVTTWLIPMLSVFGLRYMSAIPSIHMAGKKDRFVPFVMVSVFYVMVTYFFYARLNYDELIVYSLIAITGTIILLTLVTFFWKISAHLTGLSGLLAITIVMSWKYPSSQLLYPMIFTVMLCGIVGSCRLYLNAHRPGELIAGFCLGFATCFISFYYFLL
- the rpoN gene encoding RNA polymerase factor sigma-54, which gives rise to MQKLNLNQVLSQKLSPQQIQFIKLLQVPTAELEARVEEELEINPALEEGKEETDDRQEEVLPDNYEEESKEDKDINLDDYLSDDYGGYKMQGDGNYSPDEEEREMPLSSGTSLHEQLLSQLSFLRLDGHQKLIGKQLIGSIESDGYIRRDLEAIINDLAFSQNVETDLDEVEEVLRKIQNFDPAGIAARSLQECLIIQLERKEHQEDEVVQKAIKVVNDCFDEFTKKHYDKILKKCNLNEHDLKEVIQMITRLNPKPGGGSDGLMRTQYIIPDFLLNMVNGKPEITLNSRNAPELRVSRSYSEMFEAYDKSDKKDKKLKDTVSFVKQKLDAAKWFIDAIKQRQQTLLKTMHAILEYQEEFFEEGDETKLRPMILKDIAERIDMDISTVSRVANSKAIQTEFGVFPLKYFFSEGISTEGGEDVSNREVKSVLQKLVDNEDKRKPLSDDKLVKLLNEKSYNIARRTVAKYREQLQIPVARLRKEL
- the asnS gene encoding asparagine--tRNA ligase, with translation MAFNKRSKIKLLLESNKIGEKITIMGWVRTKRGNKNVSFIAVNDGSTISNYQVVADPNIINEDILKRISTGACIKVSGEVVASQGSGQDSEVIAENIEVLGEADPEKYPLQPKKHSMEFLRDIAHLRMRTNTFGAVFRVRHALAFAVHHYFNKKGFFYIHTPIITASDAEGAGETFKVTTLDLKKTPLTDNGAIDYSKDFFERETNLTVSGQLEGELAAMALAEIYTFGPTFRAENSNTTRHLAEFWMIEPEMAFYDAEDNQDLAEDFLKSIITYAMEHCKADLEFLDKRAAEENAKKPVNERTDLGLLDRLRFVAEHAFERVTYTEAIDILRNSKPNKKKKFNYLIEEWGTDLQSEHERFLVEKHFKKPVILTDYPKDIKAFYMKQNDDGKTVAAMDILFPGIGEIVGGSQREENMEKLTGRMDEMGISQEELYWYLDTRRFGATPHSGFGLGFERMVQFVTGMGNIRDVIAFPRTPGNAEF